Proteins from a genomic interval of Nostoc sp. TCL240-02:
- a CDS encoding putative quinol monooxygenase: MEKIVIVKWRIKESETSRILKLLPELAEKTRSEEGNISYTIYQSESDPCELILCEHY; encoded by the coding sequence ATGGAAAAGATCGTTATCGTGAAATGGAGAATTAAGGAGTCGGAAACGTCCCGGATACTGAAATTGCTACCGGAGCTGGCCGAGAAGACCAGATCGGAGGAAGGCAACATTTCCTACACGATTTATCAGTCGGAAAGCGATCCTTGCGAACTCATTCTTTGTGAACACTACTGA
- a CDS encoding transposase family protein, giving the protein MVDSYEQVRERPGDKDEQEKYFSGKKSNHTFKTQMIIMPDGRDIVDVVAGEPGPISDITLFRANRDNFDPKQSFKGDLGYLGEDLIDTPIKKPKNKELTTDQKKSNKEFSSKRIFVEHRIRSVKIFRVVQDRFRLNPKKYEQVIMTICGLVRLRIRALILPLEISAMSLG; this is encoded by the coding sequence ATAGTAGATAGCTATGAACAAGTTAGAGAAAGGCCTGGAGACAAAGATGAACAAGAAAAATATTTTTCAGGTAAGAAAAGTAATCATACATTCAAAACCCAAATGATTATCATGCCAGATGGTAGAGATATCGTTGATGTTGTGGCAGGAGAACCTGGACCAATAAGCGATATAACTTTGTTTCGAGCAAATCGTGATAACTTTGACCCAAAACAAAGTTTTAAAGGAGATTTAGGTTATTTAGGAGAAGATTTAATTGATACTCCAATTAAGAAACCAAAAAATAAAGAGTTAACAACTGACCAGAAAAAATCAAACAAGGAGTTTTCCTCTAAACGAATATTTGTCGAACATCGAATCCGTTCGGTAAAAATATTTCGAGTTGTCCAAGACAGATTTAGGTTAAATCCAAAAAAGTATGAACAAGTTATTATGACAATTTGTGGATTAGTCAGACTACGAATTAGAGCGCTAATATTACCATTAGAAATATCTGCTATGTCATTAGGTTAA
- a CDS encoding SDR family oxidoreductase codes for MNTTEELHIIFGTGPLAQAVMRELLTRKKRVRMINRSGKADVPSNVEIIASDAYNSENTRAVTTGATVVYQCAQPAYTQWPEFFPSLQASIVEGVATSGAKLVVGDNLYMYGPVNGALREDMLNAATTRKGRVRGQIAEALLDAHRRGIVRVAIGRASDFYGPLVLDSVMGDRIFPAVLTGKPASAIGEIDLPHTYTFIDDFGKALVVLGEQDKALGQIWHVPNAETITTRQFLNIAFEEAGHPPKISKMGKFMMRLGGIFIPEARETVEMMYEFDEPFVVNHDKYVQAFGNHATPLREAIRHTLTWYSEHLKTLKT; via the coding sequence ATGAACACAACAGAAGAACTCCATATAATTTTTGGTACTGGCCCCCTAGCACAAGCCGTCATGCGCGAACTATTGACTCGGAAAAAACGGGTGCGTATGATTAACCGCAGTGGCAAAGCAGACGTACCCTCTAATGTGGAAATCATCGCCAGCGATGCTTATAATTCCGAAAATACACGAGCGGTTACTACTGGAGCGACAGTCGTTTACCAATGTGCACAACCAGCCTACACCCAATGGCCAGAGTTTTTTCCCTCATTGCAAGCTAGCATTGTCGAAGGGGTAGCCACCAGTGGCGCAAAGCTCGTTGTGGGAGATAATCTCTATATGTATGGCCCTGTCAATGGTGCGTTGCGGGAAGATATGCTAAATGCTGCAACCACCCGCAAAGGGCGCGTTCGTGGGCAGATAGCAGAGGCGCTTTTGGATGCACACCGTAGAGGTATTGTACGAGTTGCTATTGGTCGAGCATCGGACTTCTATGGCCCACTAGTACTTGATTCTGTAATGGGCGATCGCATTTTTCCCGCTGTACTGACTGGGAAGCCTGCATCAGCGATCGGTGAAATTGACCTCCCTCATACTTATACCTTTATCGATGACTTTGGCAAGGCATTAGTAGTGTTAGGGGAACAGGATAAAGCATTGGGTCAAATTTGGCACGTACCTAACGCTGAGACTATCACTACTCGACAATTTCTCAACATAGCTTTTGAGGAAGCTGGACACCCACCAAAAATAAGTAAAATGGGTAAGTTCATGATGCGACTAGGCGGGATTTTTATCCCAGAAGCTCGTGAAACCGTCGAGATGATGTATGAGTTTGATGAGCCATTTGTTGTAAATCATGATAAATACGTTCAAGCATTTGGCAACCATGCTACCCCTTTACGTGAAGCTATCCGGCACACTTTGACATGGTATAGCGAACATCTCAAAACCTTAAAAACGTAA
- a CDS encoding ATP-binding cassette domain-containing protein, translating into MAIDLSVEVIAVRGLYKYYGQLAAVRGVDFTVNQGEMFGLIGPDGAGKTSTFHVLSGVMAPSAGEVQIFGQSARDTRLNTGYLTQQFSLYLDLSIDENLRYAAGLRQVPEELLQARRNKYLRLMNLDKFGDRLAGQLSGGMKQKLALCCALVSQPRILLLDEPTTGIDPVSRREFWDTLAALSAEGMTIVVATPYLDEAERCHRIALMYSGQIQEIGSPEALRSSLGLHRLEVHTSNLELAEQVLLQSQTSNIVDVQTFGDRLDVLVEDVTLGETQVKKLLQNSVNVKSAAPTLENLFVTRLRQQGLAPSYYSFPRSRLRGMGSKGDKKDKGDKKKYSTSSSNLAIFAHNLSRVFGNFQAVKSVNVEVRYGEIFGLLGANGAGKTTTIKMLCGLLAASGGKIALGGETGNLRSAELRQRIGYMSQKFTLYDDLTILENLEFYSGVYGIPPKLRREKIDWVIATCGLEGQENMITGQLPGGWKQRVAFGASVMHEPDILFLDEPTSGVDPLARRQFWKLINDFARNGTAILVTTHYLEEAEQCNRMSFMVAGETVAEGSPSQIKASQPGQLIEIIVQQNQAASDLLKQHLEPWRVAIFANSLHIVLDRPDEEVPQLLQLLESQDFTVQSLRPIPFSLEDAFIGIVQRS; encoded by the coding sequence ATGGCTATTGACTTATCGGTTGAAGTGATCGCTGTTCGCGGTTTATATAAATATTATGGTCAGCTAGCGGCTGTCCGGGGTGTTGATTTTACTGTTAATCAGGGGGAAATGTTCGGGCTGATTGGCCCTGATGGTGCGGGTAAGACTAGCACTTTTCATGTTTTGAGTGGAGTGATGGCACCTTCGGCGGGCGAGGTGCAAATATTTGGTCAATCTGCACGGGATACTCGTTTGAATACGGGCTATTTGACACAGCAATTTTCTCTGTATTTAGACTTGAGTATTGATGAAAATTTGCGCTACGCTGCGGGATTACGACAAGTACCAGAGGAATTGTTGCAGGCACGCCGTAATAAATACTTACGATTGATGAATTTAGATAAATTTGGCGATCGCCTTGCGGGGCAACTTTCCGGTGGGATGAAACAGAAGCTGGCACTATGCTGTGCTTTGGTTTCGCAACCCCGGATTTTACTATTGGATGAACCCACTACAGGGATTGATCCAGTTTCCCGCCGGGAGTTTTGGGATACACTGGCGGCGCTATCTGCTGAAGGTATGACTATTGTTGTGGCTACACCCTATCTCGATGAAGCAGAACGCTGTCATCGCATAGCTTTAATGTACAGTGGTCAAATTCAAGAGATTGGCAGCCCTGAAGCCTTGCGTTCCAGTTTAGGTCTACATCGCTTAGAAGTTCACACATCCAATTTAGAATTAGCTGAACAAGTTTTATTGCAGAGTCAGACTAGTAATATTGTCGATGTGCAAACCTTTGGCGATCGCTTGGATGTTTTAGTAGAAGATGTAACCTTGGGGGAAACTCAAGTTAAAAAACTACTACAAAACTCCGTCAACGTTAAGTCTGCTGCACCCACCCTAGAAAATCTTTTTGTTACCCGTCTTAGACAACAAGGTTTAGCACCCTCATATTATTCTTTTCCTCGTTCTCGATTGAGGGGAATGGGGAGCAAGGGAGACAAAAAAGACAAGGGAGATAAGAAAAAATATTCTACCTCATCTTCAAACCTTGCCATCTTCGCTCATAATCTCAGCCGTGTCTTTGGAAATTTTCAAGCAGTCAAAAGTGTCAATGTCGAAGTACGTTATGGCGAAATCTTTGGACTTTTAGGCGCTAACGGTGCGGGGAAAACCACCACGATTAAAATGTTGTGTGGGTTGTTAGCAGCCAGTGGTGGTAAAATTGCCCTTGGTGGTGAAACGGGTAACTTACGCAGTGCAGAACTCCGCCAACGTATCGGTTACATGAGTCAGAAATTCACCCTCTACGATGACCTTACAATTTTAGAAAACCTAGAATTTTATAGTGGTGTTTACGGCATTCCTCCCAAACTCAGACGTGAGAAAATTGATTGGGTAATTGCTACCTGTGGGTTAGAAGGACAGGAAAATATGATCACCGGACAGCTACCCGGTGGCTGGAAGCAAAGGGTAGCCTTTGGTGCTTCTGTAATGCACGAACCAGATATTTTATTTCTAGATGAACCAACTTCCGGGGTTGATCCTTTGGCTCGTCGTCAATTTTGGAAGCTGATTAATGACTTTGCCCGTAACGGTACAGCTATTTTAGTTACAACTCATTATTTAGAAGAAGCAGAACAATGTAACCGCATGAGTTTCATGGTAGCTGGAGAAACCGTTGCTGAAGGTTCACCCAGTCAGATTAAAGCCTCCCAACCCGGACAACTCATAGAAATCATTGTCCAACAAAACCAAGCCGCGTCAGACTTGCTCAAACAGCATCTTGAGCCTTGGCGAGTGGCGATTTTTGCCAATAGTTTACATATTGTGCTCGATCGCCCTGATGAGGAAGTTCCCCAACTACTGCAATTGCTAGAGTCTCAGGATTTCACAGTTCAGTCCTTGCGTCCGATTCCCTTCTCTTTAGAAGATGCCTTTATTGGTATAGTCCAGCGAAGTTAG
- a CDS encoding HlyD family secretion protein, with product MTKSISTKFTGNEDRAQEPFSKQEYRQKPIRLILALGLILAGGIVYIIRHNQPQQTANILKLSGRIDGYETEIGVKRSARIESISVREGVAVKKGQQLIKLDDSDDQLLKDQLLSAEAKIASAQSDVEQARSNVEQITGEVEEMKNRIGEAQLNLQQSFGDTQGKIEQARSNVAAARSQLAQAQAQVTQAEAELKLAQVNRDRYAQLVNDGAINRQQFDQAQTTLDTAIATLAAYQATVHAAREQLNASLGSFTQAKTTGFNPSIRNSQLAALYSREKQSYSQIKAAQAQVKSAQAKVRDALATKQQIYTQIKDSQKDLNLLSPLDGVVIARSAEPGAVVNNQTKILTIVDPKALYLRGFVPEGDIGKVRVGQQTKIFLDSAPKKPLEGKVISIDPQASFTPENIYFQKDRVRQVVGVRISIENPSGCFQPEQPYTDSDLPCAKIGMPGDAEIKLRQ from the coding sequence ATGACTAAATCTATATCCACGAAATTTACAGGAAATGAGGATCGGGCCCAAGAACCATTCTCTAAACAGGAGTATCGGCAAAAACCAATTCGTCTCATATTGGCATTAGGGCTGATATTAGCAGGTGGTATTGTTTACATCATCCGGCATAATCAGCCCCAACAAACAGCAAATATACTGAAGCTGAGTGGGCGGATTGATGGTTACGAAACTGAGATTGGGGTAAAGCGTTCGGCCAGAATTGAATCAATTAGTGTACGAGAGGGAGTAGCAGTCAAAAAAGGTCAACAGTTAATCAAACTTGATGACAGTGACGATCAACTCTTAAAAGATCAATTACTTTCAGCCGAGGCTAAGATTGCATCCGCCCAATCGGATGTAGAGCAAGCACGCTCGAATGTAGAGCAGATAACAGGTGAAGTCGAAGAGATGAAAAACCGGATTGGAGAAGCTCAATTAAATTTGCAGCAATCTTTTGGTGATACCCAAGGCAAGATTGAGCAAGCAAGATCGAATGTAGCGGCTGCTAGATCCCAACTAGCCCAAGCCCAAGCACAGGTAACACAAGCAGAGGCAGAATTGAAGTTAGCACAGGTAAACCGCGATCGCTATGCCCAATTAGTTAATGATGGTGCTATCAATAGACAACAATTCGACCAAGCCCAAACTACTTTAGATACAGCCATAGCCACCCTCGCCGCCTATCAAGCCACAGTTCACGCTGCCCGCGAACAATTAAACGCTAGCCTCGGTAGTTTCACCCAAGCCAAAACTACAGGCTTCAACCCCAGCATTCGTAATAGCCAATTAGCCGCCCTCTACAGCCGGGAAAAGCAAAGCTACTCCCAAATTAAAGCCGCACAAGCACAAGTCAAATCGGCTCAGGCTAAAGTTAGAGACGCGTTAGCCACCAAACAACAAATCTACACCCAAATTAAAGACTCTCAAAAAGACTTAAATTTGCTCAGTCCTCTAGATGGCGTAGTCATCGCCCGTAGTGCTGAACCAGGAGCAGTAGTCAACAATCAAACCAAAATTCTCACGATAGTCGATCCTAAAGCTTTATATTTACGGGGTTTTGTGCCAGAAGGTGATATTGGTAAAGTACGAGTAGGACAGCAAACTAAAATCTTTCTTGATTCTGCTCCCAAAAAACCGCTAGAAGGGAAAGTAATTTCTATCGATCCGCAAGCCTCATTTACACCAGAAAATATTTATTTTCAAAAAGATAGGGTTAGGCAAGTCGTTGGGGTGCGGATTAGCATCGAAAACCCAAGCGGTTGTTTTCAACCAGAACAACCATACACAGATTCAGATTTGCCCTGCGCCAAAATTGGTATGCCTGGGGATGCGGAGATTAAATTGCGGCAATAG
- the aroF gene encoding 3-deoxy-7-phosphoheptulonate synthase, which produces MIIVMKPFTPSAEIEQVNEEIRRYELTPEICIGHHKVVIGLVGDTSELDPRQIQNLNPFIEQVIRVKKPFKRASLEFRYGEHSEVVVPTPSGPITFGQNHPVVVVAGPCSVENEEMIVETAQAVKEYGVQFLRGGAYKPRTSPYAFQGHGESALALLAKAKEATGLGIITEIMDTDDLDKLIEVADVLQIGARNMQNFSLLKKLGATTKPVLLKRGLSATIEDWLMSAEYILAGGNPNVILCERGIRTFDRQFTRNTLDISAIPVLRTLTHLPIMIDPSHATGKSEFVPTMTMASIAAGADSLMIEVHPNPAKALSDGPQSLTLEGFKELMHEITALSKFFGRSPHNNSTNLKPKTISLVSY; this is translated from the coding sequence GTGATTATTGTAATGAAACCCTTCACCCCATCTGCGGAAATAGAACAAGTAAATGAAGAAATTCGTCGCTATGAACTTACACCAGAAATCTGTATAGGTCATCACAAAGTAGTAATCGGTTTGGTGGGAGATACCTCAGAACTTGATCCACGCCAGATTCAAAATTTGAACCCTTTTATAGAGCAAGTAATTAGGGTTAAAAAGCCTTTCAAACGAGCTTCTTTAGAATTTCGTTACGGAGAACATAGTGAGGTTGTAGTACCAACACCTAGTGGACCTATAACTTTTGGGCAAAACCATCCTGTAGTTGTAGTTGCAGGCCCTTGCTCGGTAGAAAACGAAGAAATGATCGTCGAGACAGCCCAAGCGGTGAAAGAATACGGTGTACAATTTTTACGTGGTGGGGCATATAAACCCCGTACATCACCTTATGCTTTCCAAGGTCACGGTGAGAGCGCTCTAGCTTTGTTAGCAAAAGCTAAAGAAGCTACAGGTTTAGGAATCATTACAGAAATTATGGACACAGATGACTTAGACAAGCTCATCGAAGTAGCAGATGTGTTGCAAATTGGAGCCCGAAATATGCAGAATTTTTCACTTCTCAAAAAGCTAGGAGCTACCACTAAGCCAGTGCTATTGAAGCGGGGACTGTCAGCCACTATCGAAGATTGGTTGATGTCAGCAGAGTATATTTTAGCCGGAGGTAATCCAAACGTTATACTATGTGAGCGAGGAATTCGTACCTTTGACCGACAGTTTACAAGAAACACACTTGATATATCTGCAATTCCAGTTTTGCGAACCCTGACCCACTTACCTATCATGATTGATCCTAGTCATGCCACAGGTAAGTCCGAATTTGTGCCAACTATGACAATGGCATCAATAGCTGCTGGTGCAGATTCCTTGATGATTGAAGTTCACCCCAATCCAGCTAAAGCACTTTCAGATGGTCCTCAATCACTGACATTGGAAGGATTTAAGGAATTAATGCACGAAATAACTGCCCTAAGTAAATTCTTTGGTCGTTCGCCTCACAACAATAGTACAAATCTAAAGCCAAAAACTATCTCATTGGTGAGCTATTAA
- a CDS encoding ABC transporter permease: MKFILRIFDNIFWTLVKKEISQIRRNRALMVMLIIPPTLQLILYGFVLNPDVKHLKLGVVDYANVTESWELLQAITANHTFDLESVLISEKELSNQVEEGKLDVGLIIPPDFYRNLATKSAPIQIFIDGVNANTAGIANGYINQIIQKHNRQRVSYQTNLPVTPQFVFLYNPGLTSSWFFVPGVMGLVMTLISTSVSAITVVKEKDVGTLEQLLMTPTANWEILLAKIFPLGVLLMGDILLALTLGRIVFNIPFNGNFGLFLVASSLYVLVGISLGILLATVSRSQQQVVLISFFINIPLIQTSGAIAPIEAMPPLFQFLSLLNPLRHYIFIVRGILLKGLGLDIIGPNILALIGFVLVFLTVGISKFRRQLL; the protein is encoded by the coding sequence ATGAAATTTATCCTCAGAATATTTGACAACATATTTTGGACATTAGTCAAAAAAGAAATTAGTCAAATTCGGCGCAATCGTGCCTTAATGGTTATGCTCATTATTCCGCCAACTTTACAGCTAATCCTATATGGATTTGTCCTCAATCCTGATGTTAAACACTTAAAATTAGGTGTTGTTGACTATGCTAACGTAACCGAAAGTTGGGAACTATTGCAGGCTATCACAGCAAATCATACTTTTGATTTAGAATCTGTATTAATTAGTGAAAAAGAGTTAAGCAATCAAGTAGAAGAAGGAAAACTAGATGTAGGTTTAATCATTCCGCCAGATTTCTACCGTAACTTAGCAACGAAATCAGCACCAATACAAATATTTATTGATGGTGTTAACGCCAACACAGCCGGTATTGCCAACGGCTATATCAATCAAATCATCCAAAAACATAATCGTCAACGAGTTAGTTATCAAACTAATCTCCCAGTCACACCTCAATTTGTCTTTCTTTACAATCCAGGACTTACAAGTAGTTGGTTTTTTGTTCCAGGAGTAATGGGTTTAGTGATGACATTAATATCCACATCTGTTTCTGCAATTACAGTTGTTAAGGAAAAAGATGTCGGCACTCTTGAACAGTTACTCATGACTCCGACAGCGAATTGGGAAATATTACTAGCCAAGATATTTCCATTAGGTGTTCTATTAATGGGAGATATTTTATTAGCTCTGACTTTAGGCAGAATAGTATTTAATATTCCCTTTAATGGCAATTTTGGTCTATTTTTAGTGGCATCTAGTTTGTATGTCTTAGTAGGAATTAGTTTAGGAATTTTGCTAGCTACAGTCTCGCGTTCACAACAACAAGTAGTCCTAATTTCTTTTTTTATTAATATACCACTTATTCAAACATCAGGAGCGATCGCACCTATTGAAGCCATGCCCCCTTTGTTTCAATTTCTATCTTTATTAAATCCCCTCCGGCATTATATATTCATTGTGCGTGGCATTTTATTAAAAGGTCTTGGGTTGGATATAATTGGGCCCAATATCTTAGCTTTAATAGGATTCGTATTAGTTTTTCTAACTGTTGGCATTAGCAAGTTTCGCCGACAGTTGCTTTAA
- a CDS encoding DUF4386 family protein, with translation MSIKALYRTAGLVLIIESLLLFVPVFILGAAINWPTSLGEPASIMLPLLIKKAEPVRIGYLIYLLYSLLFWVVALLTARVVSNGETNPVWLQVATGFGIASTVTRCLGIIRWLVPMPALAQVYADPAISAQTREAIAVVYKTLNDYAGSVGEVLGVSLFTVLWLTIISIYLLRSRTLPRWLGIFGIVAALFLATQLIELFGVDLGAFISVSVTMLQLWFLAAGVTLLRHKNVQV, from the coding sequence ATGTCTATCAAAGCACTTTACCGAACTGCTGGTCTGGTATTAATTATTGAAAGTCTACTGCTGTTTGTGCCGGTTTTTATTCTTGGTGCAGCAATCAACTGGCCAACTAGCCTTGGTGAACCTGCTAGCATCATGTTGCCATTACTAATTAAAAAAGCTGAACCAGTCAGAATTGGTTATCTGATCTATCTTCTTTATTCACTACTTTTTTGGGTAGTAGCTTTATTAACTGCTCGTGTCGTTAGCAATGGGGAAACCAACCCTGTATGGCTCCAGGTGGCAACAGGTTTTGGAATCGCATCTACTGTCACTCGTTGCCTGGGCATTATTCGCTGGTTAGTACCAATGCCAGCTTTAGCGCAAGTTTATGCTGACCCTGCAATCTCTGCACAAACTCGTGAAGCGATCGCTGTTGTCTATAAAACCCTCAATGACTACGCTGGCTCGGTCGGTGAAGTATTAGGTGTTAGCCTATTTACCGTATTGTGGTTAACAATTATCTCAATTTACTTATTGCGTTCAAGAACACTACCACGTTGGTTAGGAATCTTTGGGATCGTCGCTGCTCTGTTTTTGGCAACTCAATTAATAGAACTATTTGGGGTGGATTTGGGAGCATTTATTAGCGTATCAGTGACCATGCTCCAACTCTGGTTTTTAGCCGCAGGTGTGACCTTATTAAGACACAAAAACGTCCAAGTTTAA
- a CDS encoding ABC transporter permease yields the protein MQKIIAQCQKELAQFRRDRLTLALAFLLPTLALLIYGFALRLESSNIPLIVQDFDRTNLSSIYIERLYATNQFIPTQWAKTDSVSNAIDRGIAKAAVIIPPKFSRDIQDRKSTTVQILIDATDVNNARVIRNGIQNVTNFFIQEQGLVTLTNIIKPQIRLWFNPGRLESLFFVPGVYGVVLWIYPSLLTAIAMVREKERGTIIQAYASNISAVEFLLGKGLAYLLIAITEAVLVMVIASLIFKISLVGDIINLSLGTLLFLIDSVLFGLLLGTRSSDQNSAVQGVTLIGFVTSLMLSGFIYPLSNIPFPISLVPNIIPARYYMEITRDAFVRGIGWRGTWFNLLMLAIFGLILFRICHNMLKKMQLPQ from the coding sequence ATGCAAAAAATTATTGCCCAGTGTCAAAAAGAATTAGCCCAGTTTCGCCGCGATCGCTTGACGTTGGCGTTAGCATTTTTATTACCGACGCTCGCTTTGCTAATTTATGGGTTTGCACTCCGCTTAGAAAGCTCTAATATCCCCTTGATTGTGCAAGATTTTGACCGGACAAATCTTAGTAGTATTTACATTGAGCGTTTATATGCTACTAACCAATTTATACCGACACAATGGGCAAAAACGGACTCTGTAAGTAATGCTATTGACCGTGGTATTGCCAAAGCTGCCGTCATTATTCCCCCCAAATTTAGCCGCGATATTCAAGATCGTAAAAGTACCACAGTCCAGATATTAATTGATGCTACAGATGTTAATAATGCCCGTGTGATTAGAAATGGTATTCAAAATGTGACTAACTTTTTTATTCAAGAGCAAGGATTAGTCACTTTAACGAATATTATCAAACCGCAAATCCGCCTCTGGTTTAATCCCGGTCGTTTAGAATCACTTTTTTTTGTGCCAGGAGTGTATGGTGTAGTGTTGTGGATTTATCCGTCTTTGTTGACTGCGATCGCAATGGTACGTGAAAAAGAAAGAGGTACAATTATCCAAGCCTATGCTTCTAATATTAGTGCAGTTGAATTTCTCTTAGGCAAAGGATTAGCTTACCTGCTAATTGCAATTACGGAAGCAGTATTAGTCATGGTGATAGCGTCACTAATTTTTAAAATTTCTTTAGTCGGAGACATTATCAATCTATCACTAGGAACTCTACTATTTCTTATAGATAGTGTGTTATTTGGTCTGCTTTTGGGAACACGTAGCAGTGACCAAAACTCTGCCGTTCAAGGAGTTACTTTAATAGGTTTTGTTACATCATTAATGCTCTCTGGTTTTATTTATCCTCTCAGTAATATCCCTTTCCCCATATCACTTGTACCTAACATTATTCCTGCACGCTACTACATGGAAATTACCCGCGATGCATTTGTACGAGGAATTGGTTGGCGAGGAACTTGGTTTAACTTATTAATGCTAGCTATATTTGGATTAATATTATTTAGAATCTGCCACAATATGTTAAAAAAAATGCAACTACCACAGTAG
- a CDS encoding transposase family protein gives MSDILNYIEGNKKETQRLIGLEYEQLQQLIQNAERLHHEKQAVLESRKVRIISGGGGRKPKLSIAEQIILTLVYLRHMTTFQLLGIQFGVSESTANNTFNYWLPTLRELLPSSLLEQVKKTLLTMK, from the coding sequence ATGAGCGATATCCTGAATTATATTGAAGGGAACAAAAAAGAAACACAGCGCTTAATTGGTCTGGAGTATGAACAGTTACAACAGTTAATCCAAAATGCGGAACGATTACATCACGAAAAACAAGCGGTTTTAGAATCAAGAAAAGTGAGAATTATTTCTGGTGGTGGAGGTCGTAAACCAAAACTATCTATAGCCGAACAAATAATTTTAACTTTAGTTTATCTCCGACACATGACAACCTTTCAACTTCTGGGTATCCAGTTTGGAGTAAGTGAATCGACAGCTAATAATACGTTTAATTATTGGTTGCCTACTTTACGAGAACTGTTACCATCTAGCTTACTTGAGCAAGTAAAAAAAACGCTGCTGACTATGAAATAG